The Streptomyces sp. NBC_01275 genome has a segment encoding these proteins:
- a CDS encoding DedA family protein — MLSAAATTTVVPTESTQQALGYPSLFLLVLIGALVPVVPTGALVSSAAVVAFHQTAPFALALVFVTASLAAFCGDAALYWLGRRGMRSKNGSRWLAAIRTRAPEERLAQAQEKLADHGTTVLVLSRLVPAGRIPVMLACLMADWPLRRFMRGNLPACLAWAVTYQLIGILGGSLFPEPWEGVVAAVALTVVISAAPSVWRRMRRTGPV; from the coding sequence CTGCTGTCCGCCGCCGCCACGACGACGGTCGTGCCGACGGAGTCCACCCAGCAGGCGCTCGGCTATCCGTCGCTGTTCCTGCTGGTGCTGATCGGCGCGCTGGTGCCGGTGGTGCCGACGGGGGCGCTGGTGAGTTCGGCGGCGGTGGTCGCCTTCCACCAGACGGCGCCGTTCGCGCTGGCGCTGGTGTTCGTGACGGCGTCGCTGGCCGCGTTCTGCGGGGACGCGGCGCTGTACTGGCTGGGTCGGCGCGGGATGCGGTCGAAGAACGGCTCACGCTGGCTGGCGGCGATCCGGACGCGGGCGCCGGAGGAGCGGCTGGCGCAGGCGCAGGAGAAGCTCGCCGACCACGGCACGACCGTGCTGGTGCTGTCCCGGCTGGTGCCGGCGGGCCGGATCCCGGTGATGCTGGCCTGTCTGATGGCCGACTGGCCGCTGCGCCGCTTCATGCGCGGCAACCTCCCGGCCTGTCTGGCCTGGGCGGTGACCTACCAGCTGATCGGGATCCTCGGCGGCTCCCTGTTCCCCGAGCCGTGGGAGGGCGTGGTCGCGGCGGTCGCGCTGACCGTGGTGATCAGCGCGGCCCCGAGCGTGTGGCGCCGTATGCGAAGGACCGGACCGGTCTAG
- a CDS encoding MBL fold metallo-hydrolase, whose translation MTQQSESTRTPLTTRTPLATGTSLTTGTSLTTGTATPDADALNAPSAPPFPPLAEPRPLGERRVWPRTFHDRLTAPLPGLKALARFAREGSVRPGKEGLADIPRLPFAPAPPPRVDARTLAVTWAGHASWVVSIGGLTVLTDPVWSRRILGTPARITPVGVPWDTLPPVDAVVISHNHYDHLDAPTLRRLPRDTPVFVPAGLGSWFHRRRFTRVTELDWWEAAELSGVRFDFVPAHHWSKRSLTDTCRSLWGGWVLTAPDGQRLYFAGDTGYGHWFSRIGQRYPGIDLALLPIGAYNPRWWLRDVHCDPEEAVRSALDLGARRMAPMHWGTFVLSAEPVLEPLQRVRTAWEKAGRDRADLWDLPVGGARVLERVLD comes from the coding sequence ATGACGCAGCAGTCCGAGTCGACCCGCACGCCCCTCACCACCCGCACGCCCCTCGCCACCGGCACATCGCTCACCACCGGCACATCGCTCACCACCGGCACGGCCACGCCGGATGCCGATGCCCTCAACGCCCCGTCCGCGCCCCCTTTTCCGCCCCTCGCCGAGCCCCGCCCGCTGGGGGAGCGGCGGGTGTGGCCGCGCACGTTCCACGACCGGCTGACCGCCCCGCTGCCCGGTCTCAAGGCCCTCGCCCGCTTCGCCCGCGAGGGCTCGGTGCGGCCCGGCAAGGAGGGCCTCGCCGACATCCCCCGGCTGCCCTTCGCCCCCGCCCCGCCGCCCCGCGTGGACGCCCGCACCCTCGCCGTCACCTGGGCGGGACACGCCAGTTGGGTGGTGAGCATCGGCGGTCTGACCGTCCTCACCGACCCGGTCTGGTCCCGCCGCATCCTCGGCACCCCGGCCCGCATCACCCCCGTGGGCGTGCCCTGGGACACGCTGCCGCCCGTCGACGCGGTCGTCATCAGCCACAACCACTACGACCACCTGGACGCGCCCACGCTGCGCCGACTCCCGCGCGACACACCCGTGTTCGTGCCGGCCGGGCTCGGCAGCTGGTTCCACCGCCGCCGGTTCACCCGCGTGACCGAGCTGGACTGGTGGGAGGCGGCCGAACTGTCCGGCGTGCGCTTCGACTTCGTCCCCGCCCACCACTGGTCCAAGCGCTCCCTCACCGACACCTGCCGTTCCCTCTGGGGCGGTTGGGTGCTCACCGCCCCCGACGGGCAGCGCCTGTACTTCGCCGGCGACACCGGGTACGGCCACTGGTTCTCCCGCATCGGACAGCGCTACCCCGGCATCGACCTCGCCCTGCTCCCCATCGGCGCCTACAACCCCCGCTGGTGGCTCAGAGACGTGCACTGCGACCCGGAGGAGGCCGTCCGCTCCGCCCTCGACCTGGGGGCCCGCCGGATGGCCCCGATGCACTGGGGCACGTTCGTGCTGTCCGCCGAACCCGTCCTCGAACCGCTCCAGCGGGTGCGGACGGCCTGGGAGAAGGCGGGCCGGGACCGCGCGGACCTGTGGGACCTGCCGGTGGGAGGCGCACGGGTACTGGAACGGGTACTGGACTAG
- a CDS encoding MBL fold metallo-hydrolase, which yields MPVDITWWGHATCTVEDSNVRVLTDPVFARRLAHLRRRRGEPPPPDAWRADVALVSHLHADHLHLPSLARLAPGTRLLVPRGAPRAVPGLRRLGHLLLSEMGPGDETSVGALRIRAVAARHDGRRLPLGPHRSPALGYVVEGEARTYFAGDTGLFEDMAKEVGPIEVALLPVGGWGPYLGEGHLDAGRAAEALARLAPHSAVPVHYGTYWPIGMDAVRPHEFHAPGEEFVRLAAERAPDVTVHRLGHGESVRLGDAR from the coding sequence GTGCCGGTGGACATCACGTGGTGGGGACACGCCACCTGCACGGTCGAGGATTCGAACGTACGCGTACTCACCGATCCCGTGTTCGCCCGCCGGCTCGCGCACCTGCGCCGCCGCCGGGGCGAGCCGCCCCCGCCCGACGCCTGGCGCGCCGACGTCGCGCTCGTCTCCCATCTGCACGCCGACCATCTGCACCTGCCCTCGCTGGCGCGCCTCGCGCCGGGCACGCGCCTGCTGGTGCCCCGAGGCGCGCCGCGCGCCGTGCCGGGGCTGCGCCGCCTGGGACATCTGCTGCTGAGCGAGATGGGGCCGGGCGACGAGACCTCCGTCGGCGCACTGCGGATACGGGCCGTGGCCGCGCGCCACGACGGCCGCCGGCTGCCGCTCGGCCCGCACCGCTCCCCCGCGCTCGGGTACGTCGTCGAGGGCGAGGCCCGGACGTACTTCGCCGGGGACACCGGCCTGTTCGAGGACATGGCCAAGGAGGTCGGGCCCATCGAAGTGGCGCTCCTGCCGGTGGGCGGCTGGGGGCCGTATCTCGGGGAGGGGCATCTGGACGCGGGGCGGGCGGCGGAGGCGCTGGCCCGGCTGGCGCCGCACAGCGCGGTGCCGGTGCACTACGGCACGTACTGGCCGATCGGGATGGACGCCGTGCGCCCCCATGAGTTCCATGCGCCGGGCGAGGAGTTCGTGCGCCTGGCGGCGGAGCGTGCGCCGGACGTGACGGTGCACCGGCTCGGACACGGGGAGAGCGTGCGGCTGGGGGACGCGCGGTGA